Proteins from a genomic interval of Rubinisphaera italica:
- a CDS encoding c-type cytochrome, translating into MLKINFLFAVNRRVSLWTLGLLCIALTSQVQADGGYEQLPEISASTTLEELDSGDKAPVKEIDFAAGIQPEWIWGPKDKQNYSLEYSLTLNQDPKQALAARVMASCDNEMELKINGQMVFSSTEWQSPERKDVKSYLKKGENKLQARVKNHGGVAAFLFKLVLIDGKGETQEVVSNDQWKVLSSEGTSLSDKPTIKGKLGDGPWGNIFSQTIDDSFVPRDTFLLQPGYQVEKLFTVPKEELGSWVSIAFDPQGRLLASDQGDKGICRITPAPLGSDVPTRVERLNLPISSAQGMLCAFDALYLSINGGPGSGLYRARDTTGDDQYDELTKLKDFRGGGEHGPHALRLSPDGKSIFVICGNHTDPPFSVEQISEEEYSSRVPINWSEDLLLPRQWDANGHARGKLAPGGWIAKTDPEGKTWEIYSSGYRNPYDMDFNMDGELFAYDADMEWDLGSPWYRPTRVSHATSGSEFGWRSGTGKWPAYYPDSLPALVNIGPGSPVGVCFGTGTNFPERDQNALFICDWTFGTMYAIHMQPHGASYTATKEEFLSRSPLPLTDNAVGPDGAMYFTVGGRGTQSELYRVRYIGKENEHRGIAKESQADQKLKSIRHHLETFHASESEMSESEIMNAVNYLQHEDRFLRYAARIALEHQPVEKWSQAVLDGDLKSTGIINGVVGLARQGDARIQTQLIEALDSLYFGELSTTDQLELLRAWQLVFTRLGPPSEEWGQKLAAKYDPYFPVNRTQTSNDESPKDPWDITAVDALNRELATLLVYWNSSNIAAKIVKELQKESSELSDQDQLNQLIARNKGYGRAVESMLERQPDLQQIHYAFVLRNLKQGWTLEERKNYFSWFEKASKWSGGNSFQKFLQNIETEAFENASEKERLAIEASGARKPYQVPELPKPVGPGKDRSTSDILELAETGLKSKRDFENGKKMFAATRCIVCHRFDGDGGATGPDLTQLAGRFNLKDLTEAIVEPSKVISDQYRAMQVVTIDGKVYTGRVLSESQDQFTLLLDPEDATKFIDIARDDVDAMIAAKTSLMPNDLLKSLNDEEVLDLLAYLLSRGNPNDPIFRGR; encoded by the coding sequence ATGTTGAAAATTAACTTCCTTTTTGCGGTCAATCGTCGGGTCTCGTTATGGACATTGGGATTGTTATGTATTGCCCTGACTAGTCAGGTTCAAGCCGACGGGGGCTATGAGCAACTCCCGGAAATATCTGCTTCGACAACTTTGGAAGAATTGGACAGCGGTGATAAGGCTCCTGTTAAAGAGATTGATTTCGCCGCTGGAATTCAACCCGAGTGGATCTGGGGGCCAAAAGATAAGCAAAACTATTCGCTTGAGTATAGTCTGACATTGAATCAAGATCCCAAGCAGGCTTTAGCCGCTCGCGTGATGGCTTCTTGTGATAATGAAATGGAATTAAAAATCAACGGACAGATGGTATTTTCCAGTACGGAATGGCAATCTCCAGAACGAAAAGATGTCAAAAGCTATCTGAAAAAAGGGGAGAATAAATTACAGGCTCGCGTGAAAAATCATGGGGGAGTCGCAGCCTTCCTGTTCAAACTTGTTCTCATTGATGGTAAAGGAGAAACTCAGGAAGTTGTTTCCAACGATCAATGGAAAGTCCTCTCTTCCGAGGGAACTTCTCTTTCCGACAAGCCAACGATTAAAGGAAAACTTGGAGATGGCCCCTGGGGAAATATCTTCAGTCAGACGATTGACGACTCCTTTGTACCCAGAGATACATTTCTGCTTCAGCCAGGCTATCAGGTGGAGAAGTTATTCACTGTTCCTAAAGAAGAACTCGGCTCCTGGGTTTCAATCGCCTTCGATCCCCAGGGCCGATTGCTCGCCAGTGATCAAGGGGATAAGGGAATTTGTCGTATTACCCCTGCTCCCCTCGGTAGCGATGTGCCAACTCGAGTGGAGCGATTGAACCTTCCAATCAGTTCTGCGCAAGGAATGCTCTGTGCGTTTGATGCACTGTACCTATCAATTAATGGCGGCCCAGGATCGGGCCTGTATCGGGCGAGAGATACAACAGGTGATGATCAGTATGATGAATTAACCAAACTGAAAGATTTCCGTGGAGGTGGCGAACATGGTCCCCATGCACTTCGCCTGAGTCCCGATGGGAAATCGATTTTTGTGATCTGCGGTAATCATACTGATCCCCCTTTCTCTGTCGAACAGATTTCGGAAGAAGAATATTCCAGCCGAGTCCCCATCAACTGGAGTGAAGACTTGTTATTGCCTCGTCAATGGGATGCCAATGGGCATGCCCGCGGCAAACTGGCTCCCGGCGGCTGGATTGCCAAAACCGATCCCGAAGGCAAAACCTGGGAAATCTACAGCAGTGGATATCGCAATCCGTACGATATGGATTTCAATATGGATGGAGAATTGTTTGCCTACGATGCGGATATGGAATGGGATTTAGGTTCGCCCTGGTATCGTCCGACGCGTGTCTCCCATGCGACGAGCGGTAGTGAATTTGGATGGCGTAGCGGAACGGGAAAATGGCCTGCCTATTATCCAGATAGCTTACCTGCACTTGTTAACATCGGTCCGGGTTCTCCCGTAGGTGTTTGTTTTGGCACGGGAACTAATTTCCCAGAACGTGATCAGAATGCATTGTTCATTTGCGACTGGACATTCGGAACAATGTACGCTATTCACATGCAACCACACGGTGCAAGCTACACCGCGACGAAAGAAGAGTTTCTCTCGCGTTCTCCACTCCCGTTGACCGACAATGCAGTCGGTCCGGATGGAGCGATGTATTTCACGGTAGGTGGACGTGGAACACAATCAGAATTGTATCGCGTGCGATACATTGGGAAAGAAAATGAGCATCGCGGAATTGCAAAGGAATCCCAGGCCGATCAGAAATTAAAATCGATTCGCCATCATCTCGAAACATTCCACGCTTCTGAAAGTGAGATGTCGGAGTCCGAGATTATGAATGCTGTTAATTATTTACAACACGAAGATCGTTTCCTCCGCTATGCGGCTCGAATTGCCCTGGAACATCAACCCGTAGAGAAATGGTCTCAAGCAGTACTCGATGGGGACTTAAAATCGACCGGCATCATCAACGGAGTTGTTGGATTGGCTCGTCAGGGGGATGCCAGGATACAAACTCAATTGATCGAAGCTCTCGATTCGCTGTACTTTGGAGAATTGTCGACAACTGATCAACTGGAGTTGTTACGTGCCTGGCAGCTAGTCTTCACCAGGTTAGGACCTCCTTCTGAAGAGTGGGGACAGAAACTGGCCGCTAAATATGATCCTTATTTTCCAGTGAATCGAACTCAGACTTCAAATGATGAGAGTCCCAAAGATCCCTGGGACATTACAGCCGTCGATGCGTTGAACCGTGAATTAGCGACATTGCTGGTCTACTGGAACTCGTCGAATATCGCTGCAAAGATCGTGAAGGAACTTCAGAAAGAGAGTTCGGAATTGAGCGATCAGGATCAATTGAATCAACTGATTGCCCGCAATAAAGGTTACGGTCGAGCGGTCGAAAGCATGCTGGAACGACAACCAGATCTCCAGCAGATTCACTATGCGTTCGTATTACGAAATCTTAAGCAGGGCTGGACGCTAGAGGAACGTAAGAATTATTTCTCCTGGTTCGAAAAAGCATCGAAGTGGAGCGGTGGTAACAGCTTTCAAAAGTTTCTGCAGAATATTGAAACCGAAGCCTTTGAGAATGCGAGTGAAAAAGAACGACTAGCGATCGAAGCCTCCGGTGCCAGAAAACCTTATCAGGTGCCAGAGTTACCCAAACCGGTTGGCCCGGGAAAAGATCGATCAACCAGTGATATCTTGGAATTGGCCGAAACTGGTTTGAAGAGTAAACGTGATTTTGAAAACGGTAAAAAAATGTTCGCTGCGACCCGCTGTATTGTCTGCCATCGATTCGATGGAGATGGTGGTGCGACGGGCCCTGATTTGACTCAACTGGCAGGCCGCTTCAATTTGAAAGATTTAACGGAAGCGATAGTCGAGCCGAGCAAAGTCATTTCCGATCAATACCGTGCGATGCAGGTCGTGACTATTGATGGAAAAGTTTATACGGGACGTGTTCTGAGTGAATCTCAGGATCAGTTCACATTACTATTAGATCCTGAAGATGCGACTAAATTTATCGACATTGCTCGCGATGATGTCGATGCAATGATCGCTGCAAAAACGTCGTTGATGCCGAATGATTTATTGAAATCACTCAATGACGAGGAAGTGCTTGATTTACTGGCCTATCTGCTCTCGCGAGGAAACCCGAACGATCCAATCTTTCGAGGACGGTGA
- a CDS encoding AI-2E family transporter, whose protein sequence is MPTMARSNAFTNWQQSVGQRAAQEPPHNEHEKMLQRSDNIGSVKIPRVKVVLPQAATTILAVISVLSVLTFAKSVAMPVVLALILYLVLRPVMTIFHRWHLPPVVGATICLFVIIGAFAAAMMNLTGPIKDWIANAPEYLNQIEMKLSGVEKQIEDMEQASAKIKEIAKPDEADEPVPVAIQQPKLFPGVEIVSNSGGLVAGTVITLGLLFFLLVYGHTTISNLIAGFEITSSKAKAKDLIEDLQHGMSLYLFTVTVINVSLGIITGLAMYLLGLPNAFLVGVMAALFNFIPFLGAWTGTAIVFFIAILQPFSIGYACVFPAVYFGLTSLEGQFVTPFLLGRSMSLNPLIVFLFLAIWGWMWGIGGVFLAVPILAVLKIIADYFPSMRLFSQAMKC, encoded by the coding sequence ATGCCCACGATGGCCAGAAGCAATGCGTTTACCAACTGGCAACAGTCCGTGGGACAGCGTGCCGCACAGGAACCTCCTCACAATGAACATGAAAAAATGCTGCAGCGGTCTGACAACATAGGGTCTGTTAAAATACCCAGAGTCAAAGTCGTCTTACCTCAGGCTGCAACAACGATATTGGCTGTAATTTCTGTTCTGAGTGTTTTGACGTTCGCAAAATCTGTCGCGATGCCTGTGGTATTGGCTTTAATACTCTATCTGGTTCTCAGACCAGTTATGACTATTTTTCATCGATGGCACCTTCCCCCCGTGGTGGGAGCTACGATCTGTCTGTTTGTCATCATTGGGGCATTCGCTGCAGCCATGATGAATTTAACTGGACCAATCAAAGATTGGATCGCCAATGCTCCCGAATATCTCAATCAAATTGAAATGAAGCTCAGTGGGGTTGAAAAACAAATTGAGGACATGGAGCAGGCTTCAGCAAAGATTAAGGAAATTGCCAAACCGGATGAAGCCGATGAACCTGTGCCCGTTGCGATCCAACAACCAAAACTTTTTCCTGGCGTGGAAATTGTCAGCAATTCCGGAGGTTTGGTGGCAGGTACGGTTATCACATTGGGGCTCTTATTTTTTTTACTGGTCTATGGTCATACAACGATCTCCAATTTGATCGCTGGCTTCGAAATTACATCCTCCAAAGCAAAAGCGAAGGATTTAATTGAAGACCTGCAACATGGAATGTCGCTGTATCTTTTTACTGTCACAGTAATCAATGTGTCATTGGGAATCATTACTGGCCTGGCAATGTATCTGCTCGGTCTCCCGAATGCTTTCCTGGTTGGAGTTATGGCCGCTCTGTTTAATTTCATTCCATTTCTGGGTGCCTGGACAGGGACAGCAATCGTCTTTTTCATAGCAATTTTGCAACCCTTCAGCATCGGTTACGCTTGCGTATTTCCGGCAGTATATTTTGGATTAACTTCGCTGGAAGGACAGTTTGTCACTCCATTTCTGCTGGGACGTTCGATGAGCCTGAACCCCTTGATTGTATTCCTGTTCTTAGCCATCTGGGGCTGGATGTGGGGTATCGGCGGCGTATTTCTTGCCGTACCGATTCTTGCGGTTCTAAAAATTATTGCAGATTACTTCCCATCCATGCGGCTGTTTTCACAGGCCATGAAATGCTGA
- a CDS encoding CsbD family protein, with product MMTRQELEGHWNQVKGSLREKWADLKGDDLDAAYGDMEQLIGVVQEKTGKTRSEIENFVEDIIAEGTAQADSATDKVRHYANEVRNQAEQYTHDASEYAKNQYENASHAVHDGYENVQGVVRKNPLESIAVTFGAGLIAGVIIGLTSSRRG from the coding sequence ATGATGACTCGACAGGAATTAGAAGGCCATTGGAATCAGGTTAAAGGTTCTTTAAGAGAGAAATGGGCGGATCTTAAAGGCGACGACCTTGATGCGGCCTATGGCGACATGGAACAACTGATCGGTGTTGTTCAGGAAAAAACGGGCAAAACTCGTTCTGAAATTGAAAACTTCGTCGAGGATATTATCGCCGAAGGTACTGCTCAGGCCGACTCAGCAACTGACAAAGTTCGACATTACGCAAATGAAGTCCGTAATCAGGCAGAGCAATACACTCACGATGCGTCTGAATATGCGAAGAATCAATACGAGAATGCTTCTCACGCGGTGCACGATGGTTACGAAAATGTCCAGGGTGTTGTTCGCAAAAACCCCTTGGAATCGATCGCTGTCACCTTTGGAGCTGGCTTGATCGCTGGTGTGATCATCGGGTTGACGAGCAGTCGTCGCGGCTAA
- a CDS encoding alpha/beta hydrolase fold domain-containing protein, translating to MSSEMTFGQPKGNSQPGNPPDRARMMQNLKAHPNLEYVSGGHERHKLDLFLPKEESEPLPLIIWIHGGAWQNGSKEGCPPLRKGYTDHGYAVASINYRLSGHATFPAQIEDCKAAIRWLRGHAQEYNLDPDRFGVWGSSAGGHLVALVGTSGGVTEYDVGDYMEQSSSVQAVCDFYGPTDLIAFVQTPGYTNHSNIHSPESKLIGGLVLENEEQATRANPIEYVSEDDPPFLIVHGDKDPVVPINQSELLFKAMKSQKLSVHFHTIHGAGHGRPGFDAPELNEMVLKFFDSTLKGNSGEKEPAQAITSESTAQAESRPDPNERFRPSFEKILIRADKDNDGKISAQEFKASPDLFKRLDRNQDGYITQEEHNQLFGIKD from the coding sequence ATGAGTTCAGAAATGACATTCGGTCAACCAAAAGGAAACTCTCAACCCGGCAATCCCCCCGACCGTGCACGAATGATGCAGAATCTAAAAGCTCATCCGAACCTGGAATATGTTTCCGGAGGGCATGAACGACATAAACTCGATTTGTTTCTTCCGAAGGAAGAGAGTGAGCCCTTGCCCTTAATCATCTGGATTCATGGTGGTGCCTGGCAGAACGGGAGTAAAGAGGGTTGTCCACCACTTCGAAAAGGATATACCGATCATGGATATGCTGTCGCCAGTATCAATTATCGCTTGTCGGGGCATGCTACCTTCCCAGCACAAATTGAAGATTGTAAAGCAGCAATTCGATGGCTGCGGGGGCACGCTCAAGAATACAATCTCGATCCAGATCGGTTTGGCGTCTGGGGTAGCTCAGCGGGGGGACATTTAGTGGCTCTGGTCGGCACTTCTGGAGGTGTCACTGAGTATGATGTCGGGGACTACATGGAACAGTCGAGCAGCGTTCAAGCCGTTTGTGATTTTTATGGACCGACAGATCTGATCGCCTTTGTGCAAACACCCGGATACACGAATCATTCCAATATTCATTCTCCTGAATCCAAACTGATCGGCGGCCTTGTACTGGAAAATGAAGAGCAGGCAACACGCGCCAATCCCATCGAATATGTCAGCGAAGATGATCCTCCATTTTTAATTGTACATGGCGACAAGGATCCCGTCGTGCCGATTAATCAGAGTGAATTACTTTTCAAGGCGATGAAGTCCCAAAAATTGAGTGTGCATTTTCATACGATTCATGGAGCCGGACATGGTCGCCCGGGATTTGATGCCCCCGAGTTGAACGAAATGGTTCTCAAATTCTTTGATTCTACCCTGAAGGGGAATTCAGGCGAAAAGGAACCGGCTCAAGCGATTACTTCCGAGAGTACAGCCCAGGCGGAATCCAGGCCGGATCCCAATGAACGCTTTCGGCCTTCGTTTGAGAAGATTTTGATTCGAGCAGACAAAGATAACGATGGCAAAATTTCGGCTCAAGAATTTAAAGCATCGCCGGATTTGTTTAAACGTCTGGATCGGAATCAGGATGGATATATCACTCAAGAAGAGCACAATCAATTATTTGGGATTAAGGACTGA
- a CDS encoding phage holin family protein gives MSYQETINQSRQKTGAPERRIQRNVSAFLHNVIELFELQGKLLAVDLRDSTNSLKLPAALLIVGMCLFLGMIPVFLGGMAFYLHQQAEWSLGASLMSVASLATMIAAALCYAGFRLSASGIGLLRRSQEELKENIAWVKSALVESDSAGLSPGEAARRRYSRF, from the coding sequence ATGTCTTATCAAGAGACGATAAATCAGTCCCGTCAAAAAACTGGGGCTCCCGAGAGACGTATTCAAAGAAATGTTTCTGCATTTTTGCATAACGTAATTGAACTCTTTGAGCTCCAGGGAAAGTTATTAGCTGTTGATTTAAGGGATTCGACGAATTCTTTAAAATTACCTGCTGCATTGTTGATTGTCGGAATGTGCCTGTTTCTGGGCATGATCCCTGTTTTTCTCGGCGGTATGGCTTTTTACTTGCACCAACAAGCCGAATGGAGTTTGGGGGCAAGTTTAATGAGCGTCGCCTCCCTTGCCACAATGATTGCAGCTGCACTGTGTTATGCAGGTTTCAGACTCTCTGCTTCAGGAATTGGCTTGCTTCGGCGTTCTCAAGAAGAACTTAAAGAAAATATTGCTTGGGTCAAATCTGCACTTGTGGAATCTGATTCAGCTGGACTTTCACCCGGAGAAGCAGCCAGGCGTCGCTATTCGCGTTTTTAA
- a CDS encoding glycerophosphodiester phosphodiesterase produces the protein MKFQKLHQLKFSWRKLIAADIAFKLILFLVLTPVISLMFRFFVELSGRTVLADTDIAIFLIHPLGWLALIIVGSAFVCTLALEQAVLMTLCLCAFHGLQLNVWESLRSVLHHATGIYRITALMLIRLLGIVLPFLASGGFLFWYFLTDHDINYYLTKKPLPFWYAVFSIGPVLLIMLLLVLRSLVNWSFAFPLHLFEHVAAADCLRISQQRTHGHKGKIARGIVLWAVGNFLISAILTAVTVTLGSLIVPEYVDSIWWLAITLGFVLSIWTLVNFITNLLANISFAVLLSYLYDSYGRSEAFTLPEDSGHQFSWEIRWTRRRLAAAFVIASLLATTIGITAIHTVRLEDDVEITAHRGGAFKAPENTLAAIRQGIADGADWIEIDVQESKDGVVLVAHDNDLMKVAGSPLKIWQGTAAELQAIDIGSYFSADYASERVPTLDEVLKLCKGKARLNIELKYYGHTQNLEQKVVELVESNGMENHIVIMSLKMNGIRKIQKLRPDWTVGLLTAVAAGDLTRSDVDFLAVSTKLAKRDFIHTAHRKGKAVYAWTVNDPVTMSTMIGRGVDNIITDDPEMAREVLEDRAEMSPVERVLIEFSYLFRRQEPKVIEQ, from the coding sequence ATGAAATTTCAAAAACTGCATCAACTGAAATTCTCCTGGCGAAAACTGATTGCGGCCGATATCGCTTTCAAACTCATTCTGTTTCTCGTTCTCACGCCCGTAATCAGCCTTATGTTTCGTTTTTTTGTGGAGTTGTCTGGAAGGACAGTACTTGCTGACACTGACATTGCGATATTCCTGATACACCCGCTCGGCTGGCTGGCCCTTATTATTGTCGGAAGTGCTTTTGTCTGCACACTGGCACTGGAACAAGCGGTCCTGATGACTCTTTGCCTGTGTGCATTTCATGGTCTTCAATTGAATGTTTGGGAAAGTTTGAGGAGTGTCCTGCATCATGCAACTGGCATCTACCGGATTACAGCTCTTATGCTTATTCGTCTCCTCGGGATCGTACTTCCGTTTCTGGCAAGTGGAGGATTTCTGTTCTGGTATTTCCTGACCGATCACGACATCAATTACTATCTGACCAAAAAACCACTTCCATTTTGGTACGCAGTCTTCAGTATTGGTCCTGTGTTGTTGATCATGCTTTTGCTTGTGTTACGAAGTCTGGTGAATTGGAGTTTTGCTTTTCCACTGCACTTATTTGAACATGTGGCTGCTGCAGATTGTTTGCGAATCAGTCAGCAGAGAACACATGGCCACAAAGGGAAGATCGCCAGAGGGATTGTTCTCTGGGCCGTTGGCAATTTTCTAATCTCGGCAATTCTCACAGCGGTGACGGTAACGCTGGGTTCATTAATCGTCCCAGAATACGTCGATTCTATCTGGTGGTTAGCGATCACTTTAGGTTTCGTTCTCTCAATCTGGACTCTCGTAAATTTCATCACGAATCTTTTAGCAAATATTTCCTTCGCGGTTTTATTAAGCTACCTCTACGATTCCTACGGACGTTCTGAAGCCTTTACGCTTCCCGAAGATTCAGGCCATCAATTTTCCTGGGAGATTCGTTGGACTCGAAGGCGATTAGCAGCTGCGTTCGTGATTGCCTCATTGCTTGCAACGACAATAGGTATTACTGCGATTCACACGGTTCGGTTAGAAGACGATGTCGAAATCACTGCTCATCGTGGCGGAGCATTCAAGGCTCCCGAGAATACACTGGCCGCCATTCGTCAGGGGATTGCCGATGGTGCCGACTGGATTGAGATTGATGTGCAGGAATCTAAAGATGGGGTCGTACTGGTCGCCCACGATAACGACTTGATGAAAGTGGCTGGTTCGCCGCTTAAAATCTGGCAGGGAACTGCGGCTGAGTTACAGGCCATCGATATTGGCAGTTACTTCAGTGCCGACTATGCCAGCGAACGCGTTCCTACACTGGATGAGGTTTTGAAACTCTGCAAAGGTAAAGCTCGCCTCAATATTGAACTCAAATATTATGGACATACACAAAATCTCGAACAAAAAGTTGTCGAGCTTGTTGAATCCAATGGCATGGAAAATCACATCGTCATCATGTCGTTGAAAATGAATGGGATCAGAAAAATCCAGAAGCTGCGTCCCGACTGGACGGTCGGATTATTGACAGCAGTTGCAGCTGGAGACTTGACACGCTCCGATGTGGATTTTTTAGCCGTTAGCACAAAACTGGCCAAACGAGACTTCATTCATACCGCTCATCGCAAAGGCAAAGCAGTTTATGCCTGGACGGTCAACGATCCTGTCACCATGTCGACAATGATCGGCCGCGGAGTCGACAACATCATCACGGATGATCCGGAAATGGCTCGTGAAGTTCTCGAAGACCGAGCCGAGATGAGCCCGGTAGAGCGAGTTTTGATTGAGTTCTCATATTTGTTTCGCAGGCAGGAGCCAAAAGTGATCGAACAGTAA
- a CDS encoding MgtC/SapB family protein translates to MKEKHRDMEFKHEFEICMRLLAAVIAGGVVGWERGTHEKSAGLRTHMLVALGSAAFTLISIHTPQTFEGFDWFKIDPTRVIQGIIGGVGFLGAGAIFRRKSSVHGLTTASGIWVIAAVGIACGFGYYAIALPVVVLTVIVNGVLVFIDPKKKEDQD, encoded by the coding sequence ATGAAAGAGAAACACAGAGACATGGAATTCAAGCACGAATTTGAAATCTGTATGAGGCTGCTCGCAGCTGTCATTGCAGGTGGAGTGGTTGGTTGGGAACGAGGGACACACGAAAAGTCTGCGGGTCTGCGAACTCACATGCTCGTCGCATTGGGTTCTGCTGCCTTCACTTTAATTTCCATCCATACTCCCCAGACATTTGAAGGATTTGATTGGTTTAAAATCGATCCGACGCGAGTAATTCAGGGGATCATTGGCGGAGTTGGATTTCTGGGAGCCGGTGCCATTTTTCGCAGAAAGTCCTCCGTTCACGGTTTAACAACGGCCTCCGGAATCTGGGTCATCGCTGCGGTCGGTATTGCCTGCGGTTTTGGTTACTATGCCATTGCATTGCCAGTCGTTGTGCTGACGGTCATTGTGAATGGGGTGTTGGTGTTTATTGATCCGAAGAAGAAAGAGGATCAAGATTGA
- a CDS encoding AI-2E family transporter: protein MHNEEARSRVQTICLMILTTAAIGYAIYWLRPVLLPFVIAVFVVSGIAPVLETLQRRLGVDRLVAAGITFLAGLVIVMILGWTLWTSTIELREMAPAYRMRIQEIVNTIQDYIPERFIKEDLPKDKTSKLGTNEKGDLTNDETSTLDTNERIELFLDSMMRHGISQLSGALLNLMMTSIVVLIYVFFLLLGATAPLGVTGTWHEIDLQIRNYLRLKTVISVITGAIFGLAIALFGLPMAMTFGLLAFLLNYIPNIGPLVATVLPIPLIILQPDAGIGWMATAILVLSGIQFASGNIIEPKMMGESTDLHPVVVLLALMFWGMMWGIVGMFLATPITAGIKIVLERIDATKPIAAILAGHWKPPAETSPKQVV, encoded by the coding sequence ATGCATAATGAAGAGGCTCGTTCGAGAGTTCAGACGATCTGTCTGATGATTTTAACCACAGCAGCAATTGGCTACGCCATTTACTGGCTTCGCCCCGTGTTGTTGCCCTTTGTAATTGCAGTGTTTGTCGTCAGTGGAATTGCTCCTGTTCTGGAGACATTACAGCGACGGCTCGGTGTCGATCGGCTCGTCGCTGCGGGAATCACATTCCTGGCTGGTTTAGTCATTGTGATGATACTCGGCTGGACGTTATGGACCTCGACCATTGAACTTCGTGAAATGGCACCTGCTTATCGGATGCGAATTCAGGAAATTGTGAACACCATTCAGGATTACATTCCCGAGCGTTTCATTAAAGAGGATCTCCCTAAGGACAAAACTTCGAAATTAGGCACAAATGAGAAGGGGGATCTCACTAACGACGAAACTTCGACATTAGACACAAATGAGAGAATAGAACTGTTTTTAGATTCCATGATGAGGCACGGAATCTCACAACTCTCAGGAGCACTTCTGAATCTGATGATGACCAGTATTGTGGTGTTAATTTATGTTTTCTTTCTCTTGCTCGGGGCAACGGCTCCGTTAGGAGTGACGGGAACATGGCATGAAATCGATCTGCAAATTCGGAACTATCTTCGCCTGAAAACGGTGATCTCAGTCATCACGGGAGCAATCTTTGGTTTGGCGATTGCTTTGTTCGGGCTACCGATGGCAATGACATTCGGATTACTCGCGTTCCTGCTCAATTACATTCCCAATATTGGCCCCCTCGTTGCGACAGTGCTGCCGATTCCCCTGATTATTCTACAACCCGATGCAGGAATTGGCTGGATGGCCACTGCAATTCTGGTGCTCTCCGGAATCCAGTTCGCCAGTGGGAATATTATTGAGCCGAAAATGATGGGAGAATCAACCGATTTGCATCCCGTCGTTGTGCTGCTGGCATTGATGTTCTGGGGGATGATGTGGGGCATTGTCGGCATGTTTCTGGCGACACCGATTACTGCTGGTATTAAAATCGTATTGGAAAGAATTGATGCGACAAAGCCCATTGCAGCAATTTTAGCCGGTCACTGGAAACCTCCAGCAGAAACATCTCCAAAACAAGTGGTATAA